The following proteins are encoded in a genomic region of Mustela erminea isolate mMusErm1 chromosome 3, mMusErm1.Pri, whole genome shotgun sequence:
- the POU4F3 gene encoding POU domain, class 4, transcription factor 3 has translation MMAMNAKQPFGMHPVLQEPKFSSLHSGSEAMRRVCLPAPQLQGNIFGSFDESLLARAEALAAVDIVSHGKNHPFKPDATYHTMSSVPCTSTSSTVPISHPAALTSHPHHAVHQGLEGDLLEHISPTLSVSGLGAPEHSVMPAQIHPHHLGAMGHLHQAMGMSHPHAVAPHSAMPACLSDVESDPRELEAFAERFKQRRIKLGVTQADVGAALANLKIPGVGSLSQSTICRFESLTLSHNNMIALKPVLQAWLEEAEAAYREKNSKPELFNGSERKRKRTSIAAPEKRSLEAYFAIQPRPSSEKIAAIAEKLDLKKNVVRVWFCNQRQKQKRMKYSAVH, from the exons ATGATGGCCATGAACGCCAAGCAGCCTTTCGGCATGCACCCGGTGCTTCAAGAACCCAAATTCTCCAGCCTGCACTCCGGTTCCGAGGCCATGCGCCGAGTCTGTCTCCCAGCCCCGCAG CTGCAGGGTAATATATTTGGAAGCTTTGATGAGAGCCTGCTGGCACGCGCCGAAGCTCTGGCGGCGGTGGATATCGTCTCCCACGGCAAGAACCATCCGTTCAAGCCCGACGCCACCTACCATACCATGAGCAGCGTGCCCTGCACGTCCACTTCGTCCACCGTGCCCATATCCCACCCGGCCGCGCTCACCTCGCACCCGCATCACGCCGTGCACCAGGGCCTCGAGGGCGACCTGCTAGAGCACATCTCTCCCACGCTGAGCGTGAGCGGTTTGGGCGCCCCAGAGCATTCGGTGATGCCGGCGCAGATCCACCCGCACCACCTGGGCGCCATGGGCCACCTGCACCAGGCCATGGGCATGAGTCACCCACATGCCGTGGCGCCTCACAGCGCCATGCCCGCATGCCTCAGCGACGTGGAGTCGGACCCCCGAGAGCTCGAGGCCTTCGCCGAGCGCTTCAAGCAGCGGCGCATCAAGCTGGGGGTGACCCAGGCGGACGTGGGCGCGGCTCTGGCTAACCTCAAGATCCCCGGAGTAGGCTCGCTCAGCCAGAGCACCATTTGCAGGTTCgagtctctcactctctcacacaaCAACATGATCGCGCTCAAGCCCGTGCTCCAGGCCTGGCTGGAGGAAGCCGAGGCCGCCTATCGAGAGAAAAACAGCAAGCCAGAGCTCTTCAACGGCAGCGAGCGGAAGCGCAAACGCACGTCCATCGCGGCGCCGGAGAAGCGTTCGCTGGAGGCCTATTTCGCCATCCAGCCGCGGCCCTCATCTGAGAAGATCGCGGCCATCGCCGAGAAACTGGACCTTAAAAAGAACGTGGTGAGGGTCTGGTTTTGcaaccagagacagaaacagaaacgAATGAAGTACTCGGCTGTCCACTGA